One Thioclava electrotropha DNA segment encodes these proteins:
- a CDS encoding RNA polymerase factor sigma-32, producing MALDGMTDETLPRQAMRAEFLDAETEAELARAWRDNRDEQALHRLVTAYMRLAISMASKFRRYGAPMNDLIQEASLGLMKAADKFDPERGVRFSTYAVWWIKASIQEFVMRNWSMVRTGSTSSQKALFFNMRRVQAQLTREAQQEGEQLDAMQLRQRVAEVIGVPLSDVEMMEGRLSGSDFSLNATQSSEDEGREWVDTLEDDGASPEETVADSHDGQTMKVWLGEAMGRLTDREAYIVRERRLIEDPRTLESLGEELGLSKERIRQLEAQAFGKMRKSLETHQGEVQSFFV from the coding sequence ATGGCACTCGATGGTATGACCGATGAAACCCTGCCACGCCAAGCAATGCGGGCAGAGTTCCTGGATGCAGAAACCGAAGCAGAACTGGCGCGAGCGTGGCGCGATAATAGGGACGAACAAGCACTGCACCGGCTTGTGACGGCCTATATGCGCCTCGCGATCTCGATGGCCTCGAAGTTCCGCCGCTATGGCGCGCCCATGAACGATCTGATCCAGGAAGCCTCACTTGGTCTGATGAAAGCCGCTGACAAGTTCGACCCGGAACGCGGTGTGCGGTTCTCGACTTACGCGGTGTGGTGGATAAAAGCCTCGATCCAGGAATTCGTGATGCGCAACTGGTCGATGGTGCGCACCGGGTCGACCTCCTCGCAAAAGGCGCTGTTCTTCAACATGCGCCGCGTTCAGGCCCAGCTGACCCGCGAAGCGCAGCAAGAGGGCGAACAGCTCGACGCGATGCAGCTGCGTCAGCGCGTGGCCGAGGTGATCGGCGTGCCGCTCTCGGATGTCGAGATGATGGAAGGCCGCCTGTCCGGGTCCGACTTCTCGCTTAATGCCACGCAGTCCAGCGAAGACGAAGGCCGCGAATGGGTCGATACGCTGGAAGATGACGGCGCGAGCCCCGAGGAAACCGTGGCCGACAGCCATGACGGTCAGACGATGAAAGTCTGGCTGGGCGAGGCGATGGGCCGTCTGACCGACCGCGAAGCCTATATCGTCCGCGAGCGTCGTCTGATCGAAGATCCGCGCACTTTGGAAAGCCTCGGTGAAGAGTTGGGGCTTTCGAAAGAGCGTATTCGTCAGCTCGAAGCGCAGGCTTTCGGCAAGATGCGCAAATCGCTTGAAACGCATCAGGGCGAGGTGCAAAGCTTCTTCGTATGA